From a single Cyclobacterium marinum DSM 745 genomic region:
- a CDS encoding APC family permease yields the protein MNNYKKNSLSLTGAVALGTGVMIGAGIFALLGQVADLSGTLFPLAFLVGAVISYFSAYTYIKLSNAYPSAGGIAMYLKKAYGPGTITAAGSLLMAFSMVIGQSLVARTFGAYTLQLFDVQKNSIWVPILGVLLLVVAFLINISGNKVIGRSSLMMAVIKIGGLAIFAIGGLWAAGFSFAEALPSSVSGDYTATSYIAALAFTILAYKGFTTITNSGGEIVNPNKNVGRAIMISLFICTLVYLLVALAVSANLSIPEILAAKDFSLAEASKPAFGKYGLWFTVGIAIVATISGVIASMFAVSRMTAMLTEINLIPHKHFGMPGRLQKHMLIYTMIIAITLTAFFDLTRIASLGAIFYLTMDVILQWGVLKNLRKKINVNVAIVIAAILLDLIVLGAFLWIKVSNDFLVIVVSIVLMFLVFVGERRFLQWKTDEPE from the coding sequence ATGAATAACTACAAAAAGAATAGCCTAAGTTTAACCGGAGCAGTGGCGCTAGGCACCGGAGTGATGATAGGTGCCGGTATATTTGCTTTACTTGGTCAGGTGGCGGATCTTTCAGGGACTTTGTTTCCCTTAGCTTTTTTGGTAGGAGCCGTCATCTCTTATTTCAGTGCTTATACCTACATAAAGTTGTCCAATGCTTACCCATCAGCAGGTGGTATCGCCATGTATCTCAAAAAAGCCTATGGACCAGGTACGATTACTGCTGCGGGATCACTTTTAATGGCATTTTCAATGGTGATTGGTCAAAGCTTGGTTGCCCGGACATTTGGAGCATATACCTTACAACTTTTTGATGTGCAGAAAAATAGTATTTGGGTGCCTATTTTGGGCGTTTTATTGTTGGTAGTTGCCTTTTTAATCAATATTTCTGGTAATAAGGTAATTGGCCGGTCTTCCTTGATGATGGCAGTTATCAAAATAGGAGGTCTTGCTATATTTGCCATTGGGGGTCTGTGGGCAGCAGGCTTCTCATTTGCTGAAGCCTTACCTTCCTCTGTTTCTGGTGACTATACGGCAACCAGTTATATAGCAGCTTTGGCTTTTACCATTCTGGCTTATAAAGGCTTTACAACTATTACAAACAGCGGTGGTGAGATTGTAAACCCTAATAAGAATGTAGGGCGCGCCATTATGATTTCGCTCTTTATTTGCACGTTGGTGTATTTACTCGTGGCTTTGGCAGTTTCAGCCAATTTGTCAATCCCAGAGATTTTAGCCGCAAAAGATTTTTCGTTAGCAGAAGCTTCTAAACCTGCATTTGGAAAGTACGGTTTATGGTTTACTGTGGGTATTGCTATTGTAGCTACTATTTCAGGGGTCATTGCCAGCATGTTTGCCGTTTCAAGGATGACCGCCATGCTTACGGAAATAAATCTAATCCCACACAAACATTTCGGAATGCCGGGGCGATTGCAAAAGCACATGCTGATTTATACGATGATTATTGCCATTACCCTCACGGCATTCTTCGATCTAACCCGTATTGCCTCTCTGGGAGCTATTTTTTACCTAACAATGGATGTAATACTCCAATGGGGTGTATTAAAAAATCTTAGAAAAAAAATAAATGTCAATGTTGCCATTGTTATTGCCGCCATTTTACTTGACCTTATTGTATTAGG
- a CDS encoding ribose-phosphate pyrophosphokinase, with the protein MDMIVFALPGNESLTDKIAKNLKAEKGEATIRKFPDGESYIQIHSDVKDKCVVMVCTLYMPDAKLLSLYFFSKTAKELGAACTCLVAPYLAYMRQDKQFNPGEGVTSTYFAQLISGFADTLTTVDPHLHRRSALSEIYSIPNKLIHAASHISKWISSNIENPVLIGPDSESEQWVSQVAKEADAPFTVLEKVRHGDRDVEVSVPDVTKYKDHTPVLVDDIISTARTMIETVGHLKTAGMRPPVCVGVHAVFAGSAYVDLKNAGVRQVVTCNTIPHESNQIDLSDILAKNIHKLMKNHA; encoded by the coding sequence ATGGATATGATAGTTTTTGCTTTGCCGGGCAACGAAAGCCTTACAGATAAAATAGCCAAAAATCTCAAGGCTGAAAAAGGAGAAGCTACCATCCGGAAATTCCCAGATGGAGAAAGCTATATTCAGATACATTCGGATGTTAAAGATAAATGTGTAGTGATGGTCTGTACCTTATACATGCCGGATGCAAAATTACTATCCTTGTATTTTTTTAGTAAGACGGCCAAAGAGCTCGGTGCTGCCTGTACGTGCCTGGTAGCGCCTTATCTGGCATACATGCGTCAGGATAAACAGTTCAATCCGGGAGAAGGAGTTACATCTACTTATTTTGCTCAATTGATATCAGGCTTTGCCGATACATTGACCACCGTTGATCCCCACCTGCACCGTAGAAGTGCTTTGAGTGAAATTTACAGTATACCTAATAAACTGATTCATGCTGCATCCCATATTTCAAAATGGATCAGCTCCAATATTGAAAACCCTGTTTTGATTGGACCAGATAGCGAAAGTGAGCAGTGGGTTTCTCAGGTAGCAAAAGAAGCCGACGCACCTTTTACAGTGTTAGAGAAGGTAAGACATGGTGACCGGGATGTTGAAGTGTCCGTCCCAGATGTAACAAAATACAAAGATCACACTCCTGTACTTGTGGATGATATCATTTCTACGGCCAGAACAATGATAGAGACAGTAGGTCATTTAAAAACAGCAGGCATGCGTCCACCGGTTTGTGTTGGAGTCCATGCCGTATTTGCAGGCTCAGCCTATGTTGACCTAAAAAATGCAGGGGTGCGCCAGGTCGTAACATGCAACACCATACCGCATGAAAGTAACCAAATAGATCTTTCAGATATTCTGGCAAAAAATATTCACAAACTAATGAAAAATCATGCGTAG
- a CDS encoding thymidine phosphorylase family protein has product MEEKRREHFELRLVRLDIDSRNEYMVFMRKDCPVCISEGFEALNRIRVTKDNKTLVASLIVWDNETQLRHDQLGLSNAAIDALGAIEGEPLSLSHLDALDSMGNVRKKIYGNRLNQGEFDTIVKDIVNRNLSNLQLSAFLASCTGDSLNKEEVIALTKSMINIGYKLEWDELNIYDKHCIGGLPGNRTTPIVVAIVAAAGLIIPKTSSRAITSPAGTADTMEVMTNVNLTIAQMKKVVKQEGGCLAWGGSVQLSPADDILIRVEKALDIDSEGQMIASVLSKKAAAGSTDVVIDIPVGPTAKVRSQLAAEHLSEKMIAVGKAIGLNIEIVLSDGFQPVGRGIGPSLEAKDVLAVLRNEKNAPADLRERAVILAGELLEMAGMAVVGTGEFKALKIIRNGTAYDKFLAICKAQGHFKEPGIATLKHPVYSNQKGRVFEIDNRRLAKVAKLAGAPSVKTAGVLLYISLGSAVKKNDIIFEIHAESKGELEYALSYLNTQKEIIKIKES; this is encoded by the coding sequence ATGGAAGAAAAAAGGAGGGAACATTTCGAATTGCGATTAGTTAGGCTGGACATTGATTCACGCAATGAGTACATGGTATTTATGCGTAAAGATTGTCCGGTTTGTATTTCAGAAGGTTTTGAAGCTTTGAATAGGATTCGAGTTACAAAAGACAATAAAACCCTCGTTGCATCTCTCATTGTATGGGACAATGAAACACAATTAAGGCACGATCAACTTGGGCTTTCAAATGCTGCAATAGATGCATTGGGGGCTATAGAAGGGGAGCCACTTTCCCTGAGCCATTTAGATGCCCTTGATTCAATGGGCAATGTTCGTAAAAAAATTTATGGAAATCGGTTGAACCAGGGAGAGTTTGATACTATTGTAAAAGATATTGTCAATCGGAATCTTTCAAACCTTCAACTTTCAGCATTCCTTGCCTCCTGTACTGGTGATTCGCTTAATAAAGAGGAAGTAATTGCGCTCACAAAATCAATGATCAATATTGGATACAAATTGGAATGGGATGAATTGAATATATATGACAAACATTGCATTGGAGGGCTTCCTGGTAATAGAACAACGCCAATAGTAGTCGCCATCGTAGCGGCTGCGGGACTCATTATCCCTAAAACCTCATCCAGGGCCATAACATCACCAGCAGGTACGGCAGATACCATGGAAGTGATGACCAATGTAAACCTTACCATAGCGCAAATGAAAAAAGTGGTAAAGCAGGAAGGTGGTTGCCTGGCCTGGGGCGGATCAGTACAGCTTAGTCCAGCTGATGATATACTTATCCGTGTAGAAAAAGCATTAGATATTGATAGCGAAGGGCAGATGATCGCTTCTGTGCTTTCTAAAAAGGCAGCAGCTGGTTCTACCGATGTAGTCATTGATATTCCCGTTGGGCCTACTGCCAAAGTTCGTTCTCAGTTAGCTGCTGAGCATTTATCAGAAAAAATGATTGCAGTAGGTAAAGCCATAGGGCTGAATATAGAAATTGTGTTGTCTGATGGTTTTCAGCCCGTAGGACGAGGTATCGGCCCTTCACTTGAGGCCAAAGATGTTTTGGCCGTATTGAGGAATGAGAAGAATGCTCCAGCTGATCTTAGGGAAAGAGCTGTAATCTTAGCTGGCGAATTATTGGAAATGGCCGGTATGGCCGTGGTAGGCACTGGGGAATTTAAAGCCTTGAAAATAATAAGAAACGGAACTGCTTACGACAAATTTCTGGCAATATGTAAGGCACAAGGGCATTTTAAGGAGCCCGGAATTGCTACTCTTAAACATCCTGTTTATTCCAATCAGAAAGGGAGGGTTTTTGAAATTGATAACCGCAGACTGGCTAAAGTTGCCAAGCTAGCAGGAGCACCGAGTGTTAAGACCGCCGGAGTTCTACTCTATATCTCTTTAGGTAGTGCTGTTAAAAAGAATGACATTATATTTGAAATTCACGCAGAGTCAAAGGGGGAGCTTGAGTACGCTCTTTCTTACCTAAACACCCAAAAGGAAATTATTAAAATCAAAGAATCATGA
- a CDS encoding MBL fold metallo-hydrolase RNA specificity domain-containing protein gives MKDKMTIKFLGATGTVTGSKYLLETGSKKLMVDCGLFQGLKELRLLNWEQPEYDPATIDAVVLTHGHLDHTGYLARLVKLGFKGRIYGSAPTLNIAEIILKDSAKIQEEEASRANKENYSKHSPAEAFYDLKDVENTINLFTPVTEGGWHVIENDFKVRWQYNGHIIGSTFIEVETNHKRVVFSGDIGRKIDLLLYPPKKPKKATVLLIESTYGGRIHPEEETIIPALERIITETVNRGGSLFIPSFAVERTQLMMLMIWRLLKEKRIPKIPMVMDSPMGANVLDLFHSSRDWHKLKPDECDEMCSHFEVVSNYRVTLALREDNKSKIVIAGSGMMTGGRILNYMETRSGNDKDTLLFVGYQAEGTRGRKLLEGAKEIKVYGKWLPFKMHIEQIEGLSAHGDQNDLIDWLSEIKEKPDRVFIIHGETEQAEALSRALKDKKGWPSQLPKLNQTITL, from the coding sequence ATGAAAGACAAAATGACAATAAAATTTTTAGGAGCGACCGGAACTGTTACCGGCTCCAAATATTTGCTCGAAACGGGTAGCAAAAAGCTGATGGTTGATTGTGGCCTTTTCCAGGGATTAAAAGAATTACGCCTCCTCAATTGGGAACAACCAGAGTATGATCCAGCTACTATAGATGCTGTAGTACTCACCCATGGACATCTAGATCATACGGGTTACCTTGCGCGTTTGGTTAAATTAGGCTTCAAAGGTCGAATATATGGAAGTGCGCCAACTTTAAACATCGCTGAAATAATATTAAAAGACAGTGCTAAAATTCAAGAAGAAGAGGCTTCTCGGGCTAACAAGGAGAATTATAGCAAACATAGCCCCGCAGAGGCCTTCTATGACCTAAAGGATGTTGAAAATACAATCAATCTTTTCACCCCTGTTACAGAGGGTGGCTGGCATGTTATCGAAAACGATTTTAAGGTGAGGTGGCAATACAATGGACACATTATAGGGTCAACTTTTATTGAGGTTGAAACTAACCACAAAAGAGTTGTGTTTTCTGGAGATATCGGACGGAAAATTGATTTATTACTATACCCTCCAAAAAAACCTAAAAAAGCAACGGTGCTTTTAATTGAATCAACCTATGGAGGTAGAATTCATCCCGAAGAAGAAACGATTATTCCAGCGTTAGAACGCATCATTACCGAAACTGTTAATCGTGGAGGCAGCCTATTTATACCTAGTTTTGCAGTAGAGCGTACTCAACTAATGATGCTGATGATATGGAGGCTTTTGAAAGAAAAAAGGATTCCGAAAATACCTATGGTTATGGACAGCCCCATGGGTGCCAATGTGCTTGATCTCTTTCATTCTTCTCGAGATTGGCACAAACTTAAACCTGATGAATGTGATGAGATGTGTTCCCACTTTGAGGTAGTCAGTAACTATAGAGTAACGTTGGCTCTGCGAGAAGACAATAAATCCAAGATAGTAATAGCTGGAAGCGGCATGATGACTGGCGGTAGAATTCTAAATTATATGGAAACCAGATCTGGCAATGACAAGGATACCTTACTTTTTGTTGGTTATCAGGCCGAAGGGACCAGAGGAAGAAAGTTGTTGGAAGGTGCAAAAGAAATCAAAGTGTATGGCAAATGGCTACCATTCAAAATGCATATTGAACAGATTGAGGGGCTTAGTGCTCATGGAGATCAAAATGACCTTATAGATTGGCTTTCAGAAATAAAAGAAAAGCCAGATAGGGTATTTATCATTCACGGAGAAACGGAGCAGGCAGAGGCTTTGTCAAGAGCCCTTAAAGACAAGAAAGGATGGCCTTCACAACTGCCCAAACTCAATCAAACTATAACATTGTGA
- a CDS encoding restriction endonuclease codes for MSEKIVFITKASGEEAPFSVIKLQQSLERAGASLDMIDKIVVKIKGQLFDGMSTKKIYNEAYSLLRKHSKPIAGRYKIKQAILELGPSGYPFEKFVGAILKHQGYRTKVGVIILGHCVSHEIDVEAEKDDKHFMVECKFHNRQGYKCNVKIPLYIKSRFEDVKKQWEKRTEHSKKFHQGWVVTNTRFTKDAIQYGECSGLVLISWDYPKKESLIDRINLYGLHPVTCLTSLTKVEKQKLIDKMVVLCKDLCDRADLLEEIGISKRRIKSVIKEGKEICSLRSES; via the coding sequence ATGTCAGAGAAGATCGTTTTTATAACCAAAGCCTCAGGAGAAGAAGCACCTTTTTCTGTAATAAAACTCCAGCAATCTCTTGAAAGAGCTGGAGCTAGTTTGGATATGATAGACAAAATCGTTGTCAAGATAAAAGGGCAACTCTTTGATGGTATGTCGACAAAGAAAATCTATAACGAGGCATATTCATTACTGCGAAAGCACTCAAAACCTATAGCGGGAAGGTATAAAATTAAACAAGCCATTTTAGAACTGGGGCCTTCAGGTTATCCCTTTGAAAAGTTTGTAGGTGCAATTCTCAAACACCAGGGATACCGCACTAAAGTCGGAGTAATCATTCTGGGCCATTGTGTGTCTCACGAAATAGATGTGGAAGCAGAAAAAGATGATAAGCATTTTATGGTGGAGTGCAAGTTTCATAATCGGCAGGGTTACAAATGCAACGTGAAAATACCACTCTATATCAAATCTCGGTTTGAGGATGTGAAAAAGCAATGGGAGAAACGTACAGAACATTCAAAAAAGTTTCATCAGGGCTGGGTAGTAACCAATACTCGATTTACCAAAGATGCCATTCAGTATGGTGAATGTTCTGGTTTGGTACTTATAAGCTGGGATTATCCCAAAAAAGAAAGTTTAATTGATAGGATCAATTTATATGGTTTGCACCCTGTTACTTGCCTTACAAGTCTCACAAAGGTTGAGAAGCAAAAACTGATTGATAAGATGGTAGTGCTTTGTAAAGACCTCTGTGATAGAGCTGATTTGCTCGAAGAAATAGGTATTTCAAAACGGCGTATCAAAAGTGTAATAAAAGAAGGGAAAGAAATTTGCTCTTTGAGATCTGAATCATAA
- a CDS encoding TonB-dependent receptor: protein MKSLIMILLTIFTGLQVYAQNNLSGKITDKETNGPLVGVHIYIADLQKGTTTNTEGLFEIKNLPQGLFLIEIGYLGYANQAVKTAIQGETTLNIELAPSITEISEIVITGTSASTERKLNPIPTIVIDKLSSQQSTSTNIIDAISTQPGISQITTGGAISKPVIRGLGYNRVVVLNNNIRQEGQQWGDEHGIEIDEYSVDRVEIIKGPGSLMYGSDAMAGVIHFLAPKPVEEGKIIGNLMTNYQTNNNLIGYSAMNAGNINGINWLARLSSKTAGNYENAYDGKVYNSGFKELNFNGIVGINKKWGYSQLHFSNFNQALGLIEGERDSLGNFIKLSVVNGTTVEEKSVTKNDLRGYGIDIPRQGINHFKVASTSKVFFKNTSLSLNFAFQQNSRKEFADPLDEQATDLFFLLNTFNYDIKYLLPEFKEWQTSLGINGMQQSSYNKGEEFLIPEYNLFDVGVFALTQKSFNKFHLSGGFRYDFRNISSLALYLDANDEPTNASDAISSVKFGDFKTTYSNVSGSVGGSYRLTEKFLVKLNGSRGFRSPNIAELGSNGLHEGTFRYELGNTQLKPETSLQIDAGLQYSSKHVSLELAVFNNAIQNYIFLQKLNSVGGGDSIINVSDPAPTFQFVQGNANLYGGEFEIDIHPHPLDWLHFKNSFSFVRGEQLNQSDSSKYLPFMPAPKIQSELRANFKKLGSRFRNLYMRFDAEHTFKQAEVLFAFNTETPTQGYTLLGAGIGANILSKNENKLFSISLTVNNILDVAYQSHLSRLKYAPQNEATGRTGVFNMGRNFSIKMLIPLTFRKKSQVKISF from the coding sequence ATGAAATCGTTAATAATGATACTGCTAACCATATTTACGGGATTGCAGGTCTATGCACAGAATAATTTATCAGGAAAAATAACCGATAAAGAAACAAACGGCCCTTTAGTTGGTGTGCATATTTACATAGCCGACCTTCAAAAAGGCACAACTACAAATACAGAAGGTTTATTTGAAATCAAAAACTTACCGCAAGGCTTGTTCCTGATCGAAATAGGATATTTAGGCTATGCTAACCAGGCTGTAAAAACCGCCATTCAAGGGGAAACAACATTGAATATTGAACTCGCTCCATCAATAACCGAAATTTCTGAAATAGTTATTACAGGAACTTCCGCCTCAACAGAAAGAAAATTGAACCCTATACCAACTATTGTTATAGATAAACTATCAAGCCAGCAATCTACATCAACCAATATTATTGATGCCATTTCGACACAACCGGGGATTTCACAGATAACAACAGGTGGAGCAATCTCAAAACCAGTTATTAGAGGATTGGGGTATAACCGAGTAGTTGTATTGAATAACAACATTAGGCAAGAGGGACAACAATGGGGAGATGAGCATGGAATTGAAATTGATGAATATTCTGTTGACCGTGTCGAAATTATAAAAGGTCCTGGAAGTTTAATGTATGGTTCTGACGCAATGGCGGGAGTAATTCATTTCCTTGCCCCCAAACCTGTAGAAGAAGGGAAAATTATAGGAAACTTAATGACAAACTACCAAACAAACAACAATCTAATCGGCTATTCTGCCATGAATGCAGGAAACATAAACGGAATTAATTGGCTGGCAAGGCTTAGCAGCAAAACAGCGGGAAATTATGAAAACGCCTATGACGGGAAAGTTTACAATTCGGGATTCAAAGAGCTGAATTTTAATGGAATCGTTGGTATAAACAAGAAATGGGGGTACTCGCAATTGCATTTCAGTAATTTTAATCAAGCTTTAGGTTTGATAGAGGGAGAAAGAGATAGTTTGGGGAATTTCATAAAATTGTCTGTTGTAAACGGAACCACTGTTGAAGAGAAAAGTGTAACTAAAAATGATTTACGTGGGTATGGAATAGATATTCCGAGACAGGGGATTAACCATTTCAAAGTAGCCTCAACCAGTAAAGTATTTTTTAAGAACACGTCCCTTTCTTTAAACTTTGCCTTTCAGCAAAATAGCCGTAAAGAATTTGCAGATCCTTTGGACGAACAAGCAACGGATTTGTTCTTTTTACTGAACACCTTCAACTATGATATAAAATATCTTCTGCCAGAATTTAAAGAATGGCAGACTTCTTTAGGTATTAATGGTATGCAGCAAAGCAGCTACAACAAAGGAGAGGAATTTCTAATACCTGAATATAATTTATTTGATGTAGGTGTTTTTGCCTTGACCCAAAAATCATTTAACAAGTTTCACTTAAGCGGTGGTTTTCGGTATGATTTTAGGAACATTAGTTCCCTGGCATTATATTTGGATGCCAATGATGAACCAACCAATGCTTCGGATGCGATATCAAGCGTAAAATTCGGAGACTTCAAGACAACCTATTCGAACGTTTCAGGAAGTGTTGGTGGAAGTTATCGATTAACTGAAAAATTCCTTGTAAAATTGAATGGTTCAAGAGGTTTCAGATCTCCTAATATAGCAGAATTGGGGTCAAATGGTCTTCATGAAGGAACTTTTCGTTATGAACTCGGCAATACTCAATTAAAACCCGAAACAAGCCTTCAAATAGATGCAGGTTTACAATACAGTAGCAAGCATGTCTCCTTAGAGTTGGCTGTATTTAATAACGCTATTCAAAATTACATCTTTCTGCAAAAACTCAATAGTGTTGGTGGTGGTGATAGCATCATTAACGTATCAGACCCTGCACCAACTTTTCAATTTGTTCAGGGAAATGCCAATCTTTACGGGGGTGAATTTGAAATTGATATTCACCCCCACCCACTTGATTGGCTACACTTTAAAAATTCTTTTTCTTTTGTCAGAGGGGAGCAGCTCAACCAGTCTGATAGCTCAAAATATTTACCTTTTATGCCAGCTCCCAAAATACAATCAGAATTGAGAGCAAATTTCAAAAAATTAGGTTCACGTTTTCGAAATTTATATATGAGATTTGATGCCGAACATACTTTTAAGCAAGCTGAAGTTTTGTTTGCTTTTAATACTGAAACACCAACACAAGGATATACATTATTGGGAGCAGGAATTGGAGCTAATATCCTAAGTAAAAATGAAAACAAACTATTCTCGATTTCTTTGACTGTAAATAACATTTTGGATGTGGCTTATCAAAGTCATTTGAGCAGGTTAAAATATGCTCCGCAAAACGAAGCAACCGGTAGAACGGGAGTATTTAATATGGGTAGAAATTTCAGTATTAAAATGTTGATTCCATTGACGTTTAGAAAAAAATCACAAGTGAAAATTTCGTTTTAG